One region of Carassius carassius chromosome 41, fCarCar2.1, whole genome shotgun sequence genomic DNA includes:
- the LOC132123004 gene encoding complement C1q and tumor necrosis factor-related protein 9, whose product MLFPDIVKVLVCLFFGQCALIPGYHAAALGLLSNDTQGQTGFSEPDLSYCQMILEAPVPPTADQVPWFCICSACSGNQGQKGDRGDRGLPGVPGSQGPRGLTGLPGRPGFTGRPGIKGEKGDAGDKGDLGYPGVSGPKGGRGFKGEKGEPGLEGPSGEQGPKGDDGQCPETCEPLPGPAGEPGLPGPAGARGLPGLNGDPGQKGLKGDPGVVGERGLPGVSGEKGDQGPQGLCNCKDGAQGAPGQTGEKGEKGNLGPTGQQGAAGATGPKGDQGDMGMIGMPGPCSPTVQSTFSAALLTSFPVPSRPVPFKRVIYNLNQNYNPDNGVYTAPVNGTYVFSYHLQVSHRLLKVGLFHNFEAVVRTTTPVEMNTASQQVVLSLSQGDWVWVQVKDTTTNGIFTGSESSSTFNGFLLYPDRCDDMFGRDFIENQFPDKDIPW is encoded by the exons ATGTTGTTTCCG GACATCGTGAAGGTGttggtgtgtttgttttttggccAGTGTGCTTTAATTCCCGGCTACCATGCAGCAGCTCTTGGGTTACTGTCCAATGACACGCAGGGACAAACGGGATTTTCGGAGCCTGATTTATCCTATTGTCAGATGATTCTGGAAGCTCCAGTTCCACCCACAGCGGACCAGGTTCCCTGGTTCTGCATCTGCTCCGCTTGCTCCGGAAACCAAGGCCAGAAAGGAGACAGAGGCGACCGTGGACTGCCAG GAGTTCCTGGTAGTCAAGGTCCAAGAGGCCTCACTGGGCTTCCCGGCCGTCCAGGATTCACAGGACGTCCTGGCATAAAGG GTGAGAAAGGTGACGCAGGAGATAAGGGTGACCTTGGTTACCCTGGAGTTTCAGGGCCAAAGGGAGGCAGGGGATTCAAAG GTGAAAAGGGTGAACCTGGTCTGGAAGGTCCTTCAGGAGAACAGGGTCCAAAGGGAGATGATGGTCAATGCCCAGAAACCTGTGAGCCTTTACCTGGTCCGGCAGGTGAACCGGGTCTTCCTGGCCCTGCAGGTGCACGGGGGTTACCTGGGTTGAATGGAGACCCTGGACAAAAAGGGTTGAAGGGCGATCCGGGTGTGGTGGGAGAGCGTGGCCTTCCAGGTGTATCAGGGGAGAAGGGTGACCAAGGTCCACAGGGCCTGTGCAATTGTAAGGATGGGGCTCAAGGAGCCCCGGGTCAAACAGGAGAAAAGGGTGAGAAGGGAAACTTGGGTCCGACAGGGCAACAGGGTGCAGCTGGAGCCACAGGACCTAAGGGTGATCAGGGAGATATGGGAATGATTGGTATGCCCGGACCTTGCTCACCCACTGTGCAATCTACTTTCTCTGCCGCTTTACTCACCTCCTTTCCTGTACCTAGCCGCCCAGTGCCTTTCAAACGTGTCATCTACAACTTAAACCAGAACTACAACCCTGATAATGGTGTCTACACCGCCCCGGTTAACGGAACCTACGTGTTTAGCTACCATCTGCAAGTATCCCACCGTCTGCTAAAGGTCGGACTCTTCCACAACTTCGAGGCTGTAGTGAGGACAACTACGCCAGTAGAAATGAACACCGCCTCTCAGCAGGTGGTGCTGAGTCTGAGCCAGGGTGACTGGGTGTGGGTACAGGTGAAAGACACCACCACTAATGGCATATTCACTGGCTCCGAGTCCAGCAGCACATTCAACGGGTTTTTGTTGTACCCAGACAGATGTGATGACATGTTTGGAAGAGATTTCATTGAAAATCAGTTCCCTGATAAAGATATTCCATGGTAA